The proteins below come from a single Miscanthus floridulus cultivar M001 chromosome 1, ASM1932011v1, whole genome shotgun sequence genomic window:
- the LOC136449611 gene encoding F-box/LRR-repeat protein 10-like, with the protein MPPPLPPDPIEPCAPAPAMDAALPAAVVATILSRLDVRSLLLAAAACRGLRACASHALAFLPSFHLLEVALTHELLRPLLPPNPSLRSLRLDCARLEDAAIACLARPGLHELLLLNCDNISGCLLCELGTTCRDLRVLSLNSLGARRGLVVNFSDLQELLNGCSQLESLRLALDFSTFDDPNFGHVWASASESLSSLEIGYIPMTMLLELLAAVTEAQQCMDYVKAPVFFPSLQKLCLAVDFITDHLIGSISVALPSLTHLDIQDAPIVEPNSSSDLTNAGLQQINPHGKLKHISLMRSQEFLVTSFRRVNDLGILLMADRCSNLESVCLGGFSRVTDTGFRAIIHSCSGLHKLRVSHGSHLTDLVFHDIIATSLCLTHVSLRWCKLLTNVGIERLSCNKDLNVLDLRDCRSLGDEAVRALSCLPKLQTLTLDGTDISDQSLKYLGLGTCPLTSLSLRGCRKLTNDCITLLFAGPVRQSLQVLDLSRIPSITDDGIMLLARSRTPLIELRMRENPKIGDASVMALASMQLDGGTYGSSLQLLDLFDCGGITPLATRWFKKPYFPRLRWLGITGSLNRVMVDALSRSRPFLHMACRGEELGTVLWDTSSDWYRHNDEDLDELEQWLLEGEPVSDDDTIMEE; encoded by the exons ATGCCCCCGCCTCTCCCGCCAGATCCGATCGAGCCGTGCGCGCCGGCTCCGGCGATGGACGCGGCGCtgcccgccgccgtcgtcgccaccATCCTCTCCCGCCTCGACGTCCGCtccctcctcctcgccgccgccgcctgccgtgGCCTCCGCGCCTGCGCCTCCCACGCGCTCGCCTTCCTCCCCTCCTTCCACCTCCTC GAGGTGGCCCTGACGCACGAGCTGCTACGCCCGCTGCTGCCGCCGAACCCGAGCCTGCGGAGCCTGCGCCTCGACTGCGCTCGCCTGGAGGACGCCGCCATCGCCTGCCTCGCGCGCCCCGGCCTGcacgagctcctcctcctcaactGCGACAACATCAGCGGCTGCCTGCTCTGCGAGCTCGGCACCACCTGCAGAGATCTCAG GGTGCTTTCTCTCAACTCTCTGGGTGCACGTAGGGGACTGGTGGTAAATTTCTCTGATCTACAGGAATTGCTCAATGGATGTTCTCAGCTAGAG AGTCTGAGATTGGCACTTGATTTCTCAACTTTTGATGACCCCAACTTTGGTCATGTATGGGCATCTGCTTCTGAAAGCCTATCATCTCTTGAGATCGGTTATATTCCTATGACAATGTTACTTGAACTTCTGGCAGCAGTTACGGAAGCACAACAATGCATGGATTATGTTAAGGCACCAGTTTTCTTTCCTAGCCTTCAAAAGTTATGCCTGGCTGTGGATTTCATAACTGACCATCTGATTGGTTCCATATCAGTCGCACTTCCATCACTGACACATCTGGACATACAAGATGCACCAATTGTGGAGCCTAATTCATCATCAGATCTCACCAATGCTGGTCTTCAGCAAATCAATCCACATGGTAAACTGAAGCATATTTCTCTCATGCGCAGCCAGGAATTCTTAGTAACTTCCTTCCGCCGAGTGAATGATCTCGGAATCCTGTTGATGGCTGACAGGTGTTCAAATCTTGAGAGTGTATGTCTAGGTGGTTTCTCCCGTGTTACAGACACTGGTTTCAGGGCAATCATTCACTCTTGTTCCGGTCTTCACAAGCTTCGGGTGTCCCATGGAAGCCACCTAACTGATTTGGTTTTCCATGACATTATAGCCACTTCTCTTTGCCTAACGCATGTAAGTCTGAGGTGGTGCAAACTACTAACTAATGTTGGGATAGAGAGATTATCATGCAACAAGGATCTCAATGTACTGGATCTCAGGGACTGCCGCAGTTTGGGTGATGAAGCTGTTagggctctgagctgccttcccAAGTTGCAGACTTTGACGTTGGATGGCACTGATATTAGCGATCAATCATTGAAATATCTGGGACTTGGAACATGTCCTCTAACTTCCTTGTCTCTGAGGGGTTGCCGGAAGCTTACAAATGATTGTATCACCTTGTTATTTGCTGGCCCTGTGAGGCAGAGCCTACAGGTGTTAGATCTCTCCAGAATTCCAAGTATCACAGATGATGGTATCATGCTGTTAGCAAGGAGCAGAACTCCTCTTATTGAGCTCCGAATGCGAGAAAATCCAAAAATCGGGGATGCCTCTGTGATGGCTCTTGCTTCCATGCAATTGGATGGTGGAACTTATGGCAGCAGCTTGCAGCTGCTGGATCTTTTTGACTGCGGTGGGATTACACCCCTTGCAACTCGTTGGTTTAAGAAACCTTACTTCCCTAGATTGCGGTGGCTGGGAATTACAGGTAGCTTGAATAGGGTTATGGTGGATGCACTGTCTCGAAGCCGGCCTTTCTTACATATGGCTTGTCGTGGTGAAGAATTAGGGACTGTGCTCTGGGACACCTCCTCTGACTGGTATCGACATAATGACGAAGATCTTGATGAGCTTGAACAGTGGCTCTTGGAGGGTGAACCGGTTTCAGATGATGACACCATCATGGAAGAATGA